A stretch of Blautia liquoris DNA encodes these proteins:
- the ftsE gene encoding cell division ATP-binding protein FtsE, producing the protein MITLDGVSKSYERGQPAIDNISLHIDEGEFVFVVGNSGSGKSTLIKLLLKELEPTSGIIKVNGQTLSKMKRRKIPKYRRGVGVVFQDFRLLKDRNVYENVAFAQRVIEKPGRVIRKRVPEVLTLVGLAEKYRSLPRELSGGEQQRVALARALVNRPDILLADEPTGNLDPKTSTEIMKLLEEINARGTTVLVVTHNREIVNAMKKRVIRLRKGVIVSDEEKGIYHED; encoded by the coding sequence ATGATTACATTAGATGGTGTAAGTAAGAGTTATGAGAGAGGCCAGCCGGCTATTGATAACATATCCTTACACATAGATGAAGGGGAATTCGTTTTTGTTGTGGGAAACAGCGGTTCCGGAAAATCAACGCTAATCAAACTCTTATTAAAAGAGTTAGAACCGACTTCCGGAATCATAAAAGTAAACGGACAGACATTAAGCAAGATGAAGAGAAGAAAGATTCCCAAATACCGCCGTGGTGTGGGTGTTGTATTTCAGGATTTCCGCCTTCTAAAGGACCGCAATGTTTATGAAAATGTAGCATTTGCGCAGAGAGTGATTGAGAAACCGGGCCGTGTGATCAGAAAAAGGGTTCCCGAAGTACTGACATTAGTAGGTCTTGCTGAGAAATACAGATCTCTGCCAAGAGAGTTATCCGGTGGCGAGCAGCAGAGAGTAGCACTTGCCAGGGCACTGGTAAATCGTCCGGATATTCTGCTTGCGGATGAGCCTACAGGAAATCTGGATCCGAAGACATCAACTGAAATTATGAAGCTGCTTGAGGAAATTAATGCACGTGGTACTACTGTACTCGTCGTCACGCATAATCGTGAAATTGTAAATGCGATGAAGAAGCGGGTGATTCGGCTGCGGAAAGGCGTCATAGTGAGCGACGAAGAAAAAGGTATCTACCATGAGGATTAG
- the ftsX gene encoding permease-like cell division protein FtsX, with translation MRISTIGYSIKQGVKNIWRNKMFSIASIATMSACIFLFSLFFSVLTNFNYIIKSVEEGVSMVVFFEEGTDQGTIDGIGDQIEARPEVKDVKYVSADESWKRYQERYFKDHPEAAEGFKNDNPLANASSYEVYVNKVEQQSTLKEFIKKLPGVRAVNQSEEATKTLSTINKLVGYVSIVIIGILFAVSVFLISNTVSVGISVRKEEIGIMKLIGATNLFVRLPFLMEGILIGLLGSAVPLAIWYYVYNKAITYILNKFHMIADFMNGLMPVTQVFHTLLPVGLLLGMGIGLLGSIFTIRKHLKV, from the coding sequence ATGAGGATTAGTACAATTGGTTATAGTATCAAACAAGGTGTAAAGAATATCTGGAGAAACAAGATGTTTTCGATTGCATCGATTGCAACCATGAGTGCCTGTATCTTTTTGTTCAGTCTGTTTTTCTCTGTCCTGACAAACTTTAATTATATTATAAAAAGTGTCGAAGAGGGCGTTTCCATGGTTGTATTCTTTGAAGAGGGAACCGATCAGGGCACAATTGACGGGATTGGAGATCAGATTGAGGCTCGCCCGGAAGTAAAAGATGTAAAGTATGTATCTGCAGATGAATCATGGAAGAGATATCAGGAAAGATACTTTAAGGATCATCCTGAGGCGGCAGAAGGATTCAAGAATGATAATCCTCTTGCGAATGCGTCAAGTTACGAAGTCTATGTAAATAAGGTGGAGCAGCAGAGCACACTGAAAGAGTTTATAAAAAAACTTCCCGGTGTCCGCGCGGTGAACCAGTCTGAGGAAGCCACGAAAACACTGTCTACCATTAACAAATTGGTCGGCTACGTATCTATTGTGATTATCGGAATACTATTCGCAGTATCTGTTTTTCTGATCAGCAATACCGTCTCAGTTGGAATTTCCGTGCGCAAAGAGGAAATCGGGATTATGAAACTGATCGGTGCGACGAATCTGTTTGTCAGACTTCCTTTCCTGATGGAAGGTATCTTAATCGGACTGTTGGGTTCCGCAGTCCCCCTGGCAATATGGTATTATGTGTATAATAAGGCAATTACATATATATTAAATAAATTCCATATGATTGCCGACTTTATGAATGGATTAATGCCGGTGACACAGGTTTTCCATACATTACTTCCGGTCGGACTTCTGCTCGGTATGGGTATTGGCTTATTAGGAAGTATATTTACGATTCGAAAACATTTAAAGGTTTAA
- a CDS encoding S41 family peptidase, protein MRDNKKSNDGLKGFILGILTTLIVLGALFLVQNRGYLIHGNMTPTQAGARKKIADIYYSIDKSYLGKIDDDTLTDYMCAGLVQGLGDKYSTYYTQEQYEKIMQSAGGHYSGVGVAISKNNNKEIQIESVFENTPAFKAGIKPGDILLRVNDEDVTKLSVTEVVSRISKIKEGDVVSLTLKRDSASYQTDVTVEEVEAVSVSGKMLPDNTGYIRISEFTGVTSDQFKSAYKKLNEAGMTSLVIDLRSNPGGLVTGVCDTLRQILPKGVIVYTEDKYKNREEQKCDGKNPIDIPLAVLVNKSSASASEIFAGAVKDYGIGTVVGTVTYGKGVVQDTYQLKEGGALKLTVSHYFTPKGNNINGKGISPDVSVDLPENSSEDVQLDKALEVLKGSEEGIIR, encoded by the coding sequence ATGCGCGATAATAAAAAATCAAATGACGGGCTAAAAGGTTTTATCCTTGGAATATTGACGACACTTATCGTTTTGGGTGCGCTTTTTTTAGTTCAAAACCGCGGTTATCTCATACACGGGAATATGACTCCTACACAGGCCGGCGCCAGGAAGAAAATTGCCGACATTTACTATTCGATCGACAAAAGCTATCTTGGTAAAATAGATGATGACACGCTCACGGATTATATGTGTGCAGGTCTTGTTCAGGGTCTCGGGGATAAATATTCGACTTACTACACACAGGAACAGTATGAGAAGATTATGCAGTCCGCCGGTGGACATTATTCCGGTGTCGGGGTTGCCATTTCCAAAAATAATAACAAAGAGATACAAATAGAATCCGTTTTTGAGAATACACCGGCTTTTAAGGCGGGGATTAAACCAGGCGATATTCTCCTCAGGGTAAATGACGAAGATGTTACAAAGTTGTCTGTAACGGAGGTTGTCAGCAGGATTTCGAAAATCAAAGAAGGGGATGTTGTTTCACTGACACTGAAAAGAGACAGTGCTTCTTATCAGACGGATGTAACGGTCGAAGAGGTAGAAGCGGTGTCAGTATCGGGAAAGATGCTGCCGGATAATACCGGCTATATTAGGATATCAGAATTCACAGGTGTCACCTCAGATCAGTTCAAAAGCGCATATAAGAAGCTGAATGAAGCAGGAATGACAAGCTTGGTGATTGATCTCAGAAGCAATCCCGGCGGTCTGGTAACCGGTGTCTGTGATACACTGCGTCAGATTCTTCCCAAAGGGGTGATTGTTTACACAGAAGATAAGTACAAAAACCGAGAAGAGCAGAAATGTGATGGGAAAAATCCGATTGATATCCCGCTGGCAGTGCTGGTAAACAAAAGTTCTGCCAGCGCATCAGAGATCTTTGCAGGTGCGGTGAAAGATTATGGAATTGGAACTGTTGTTGGAACTGTCACTTATGGAAAAGGTGTTGTGCAGGATACGTATCAGCTGAAAGAAGGAGGGGCTCTTAAGCTTACAGTCTCGCATTATTTTACCCCTAAGGGTAATAATATCAATGGAAAAGGAATCTCGCCGGATGTCAGCGTCGACCTTCCGGAGAATTCATCAGAAGATGTTCAGCTGGATAAGGCGCTGGAAGTACTCAAAGGATCAGAGGAGGGAATAATAAGATGA
- a CDS encoding DegV family protein, with product MKKSREYVITTENTCDMPYSFYEENGVEYSYLPCTMGDIVYNKENDIDPKEFYDRMRNGTMPTTSQVNIEDAKKLWRPILEKGYDILHLSFSSGLSGTYNNCFLAAKELMEENSQYKILVVDTLCASMGQGLLLWKALEQKREGRSIDETASWVEYHKKNLCHVFTVDDLMHLHRGGRVSKVSAVLGTVINVKPMLHVDDEGHLILLSKERGRKRALQSLVSMMDERLGSYRDKNDVIYISHGDCEEDALYVKNLLQKKYASIKKIEINTIGSTIGAHAGPGTVAMFFMGDQR from the coding sequence ATGAAAAAAAGCAGAGAGTATGTGATCACCACAGAAAATACATGTGATATGCCTTATAGTTTCTATGAAGAAAATGGTGTGGAGTATTCATATCTTCCCTGTACCATGGGAGATATTGTATATAATAAAGAAAATGATATTGATCCAAAAGAGTTTTACGATCGGATGAGAAACGGAACCATGCCGACTACTTCACAGGTCAATATAGAGGATGCAAAAAAATTGTGGAGACCAATTCTTGAAAAAGGTTATGACATTCTTCATCTGTCATTTTCTTCTGGGTTAAGCGGTACATACAATAACTGCTTCCTCGCAGCGAAGGAACTGATGGAAGAGAATTCACAGTATAAGATCCTTGTTGTAGATACGCTCTGTGCTTCTATGGGACAGGGGCTTCTTTTATGGAAAGCACTGGAACAGAAACGTGAAGGAAGAAGTATCGATGAGACAGCTTCGTGGGTAGAGTATCACAAGAAAAATCTTTGCCATGTCTTCACGGTAGATGATCTGATGCATCTTCACAGAGGGGGGAGGGTATCCAAAGTAAGTGCAGTTTTAGGCACAGTAATCAATGTCAAACCGATGCTTCATGTTGACGATGAAGGACATCTTATACTGTTGAGCAAGGAGAGAGGGCGCAAAAGGGCATTACAGTCACTTGTAAGTATGATGGATGAACGTCTGGGAAGCTATCGAGATAAGAATGATGTTATTTACATCAGCCATGGAGACTGTGAAGAGGATGCGTTATATGTAAAAAATCTGCTGCAAAAAAAATATGCATCTATAAAAAAGATAGAAATCAATACAATCGGATCCACGATCGGCGCTCATGCGGGGCCCGGCACCGTGGCAATGTTCTTTATGGGAGATCAAAGATGA
- a CDS encoding M18 family aminopeptidase, translating to MSREITDGLLKFVENSPTSFHAVSTMQKELDDCGFIHIYEEKSWNLQRGEKYYVTRNGSSLIAFVIPENMITSFQIMASHSDSPTFKLKSNPEIDVEDHFVKLNVEKYGGMMMAPWFDRPLSLAGRLLAVDDKGQITPHLIKIDRDLVLIPNLAVHMNRKANDGYSYNPQIDMLPLFGGADSKGTLMNILSKEAGVKPDQVLDMDVYLYNRMKGSIWGGKEEFVSSSRLDDLQCVYSSLKAFKSSKNKNHVIVHCVLDNEEVGSLTRQGAASTFLKDTLERIAISMNLSKEEYLRAQACGFMLSADNAHSVHPSHQDKTDQSNRPYINGGVVLKYNANQHYTTDAFSAAVVKSICAQANVPIQTFVNRSDIPGGSTLGNISNGQFSIHTADIGLAQLAMHSPYETAGVCDTEYLVRMASAFYDSDIQIKKDGSCKIVF from the coding sequence ATGAGCAGAGAAATAACAGATGGTTTATTAAAGTTTGTGGAAAACAGTCCAACCAGCTTTCATGCTGTTTCAACTATGCAAAAGGAACTTGATGACTGCGGTTTTATACACATCTACGAAGAAAAATCATGGAATCTTCAAAGAGGCGAAAAGTATTATGTGACGCGTAACGGATCATCGCTGATTGCCTTTGTGATTCCTGAGAATATGATAACAAGTTTTCAGATCATGGCCAGTCACAGCGACTCACCGACTTTCAAGCTGAAATCAAATCCCGAGATTGATGTAGAGGATCATTTCGTGAAATTAAACGTTGAAAAGTATGGCGGGATGATGATGGCACCATGGTTTGATCGCCCTCTCTCACTGGCAGGAAGACTGCTTGCTGTAGATGATAAAGGCCAGATTACCCCGCACCTTATCAAGATAGACCGCGATCTGGTGCTGATTCCGAATCTTGCGGTCCATATGAACAGAAAAGCCAACGATGGTTATAGTTATAATCCTCAGATTGATATGCTTCCGCTATTCGGAGGGGCGGACAGTAAAGGCACGCTGATGAACATCTTAAGCAAAGAAGCCGGTGTAAAACCCGATCAGGTTCTCGACATGGATGTCTATCTGTATAACAGGATGAAAGGGAGCATATGGGGTGGAAAAGAAGAGTTTGTTTCGAGCTCCAGACTTGACGACCTCCAGTGCGTATACTCTTCACTGAAGGCTTTTAAATCGAGCAAAAATAAAAATCATGTGATTGTTCATTGCGTTCTGGATAATGAGGAGGTAGGGAGCCTGACGCGTCAGGGAGCTGCATCTACGTTCTTGAAAGACACTTTGGAACGAATCGCAATTTCAATGAATTTATCGAAAGAAGAGTATCTGCGTGCGCAGGCTTGCGGATTCATGCTTTCTGCGGACAACGCTCATAGCGTACATCCCAGCCATCAGGATAAGACGGATCAGAGCAATCGGCCATATATCAATGGTGGTGTTGTATTAAAATATAATGCTAATCAGCATTATACGACAGATGCGTTCAGTGCCGCTGTGGTTAAAAGTATCTGTGCTCAGGCCAATGTTCCCATTCAGACGTTTGTGAACCGCTCTGATATACCAGGGGGCTCCACGCTGGGTAATATCTCAAACGGACAATTTTCCATACATACGGCGGACATCGGACTTGCTCAGCTGGCCATGCACTCTCCCTATGAGACGGCCGGCGTGTGTGATACCGAATATCTGGTCAGGATGGCAAGTGCATTTTACGATTCGGATATTCAGATAAAGAAAGATGGTTCCTGTAAGATCGTGTTTTAG
- a CDS encoding DeoR/GlpR family DNA-binding transcription regulator, with the protein MTKHLRLIINLLIICFLLSALALIIPPSAGVTTVIIDHNITDTNLGIGTVVYSHPVNTNRLDEGDQLLDFSDTSVHVSKFTGKEGLFKAKETAEKVYITVPLIGYISIAAHSFEGRIILCLLFSALVVLYILSGILKNDEEDDMKKIRAQNLLEFANSKSFKNADSDTSEFLESTEHKDQRPASDSSEIISDDETLANTIQEALEKEIDRNFYIKNEDNMPEDINMSKAKSVTIPENMEIPSLNYGDIMEKPNVNNTSGISSRPKETISCREKTVALAREKDLLCRQAAQLVEDGDIIYIDSGTTCRNMIDYISDKNVTIITNSLRVTARATEYSNLNVISLPGKLKTDTLSLVGTDCLEYFKRYNIGKAFLSCSGISVKNGLTIASAEEYIIKKAVIENSQENYLLADHSKFGKVSLMTYAKLDQIQSVITDHILPKEYQEQCDINNIDLLIS; encoded by the coding sequence GTGACTAAACATTTACGACTAATTATCAATTTACTTATCATTTGTTTCCTACTGTCTGCACTGGCTCTGATAATTCCGCCATCTGCGGGGGTTACAACTGTAATTATTGACCACAACATAACAGATACCAATTTGGGGATTGGTACTGTTGTTTACAGTCATCCTGTAAACACAAATCGCCTGGATGAGGGAGATCAGCTACTCGACTTTTCTGACACTTCTGTTCACGTATCCAAATTTACAGGAAAAGAAGGTTTGTTCAAAGCCAAGGAAACTGCAGAGAAGGTATATATCACGGTTCCTCTGATCGGCTACATATCCATAGCAGCACATTCTTTTGAGGGAAGAATTATCTTATGCTTATTATTTTCTGCTCTGGTTGTATTGTATATCCTGTCCGGAATTTTGAAAAACGATGAAGAAGACGATATGAAGAAAATCAGGGCGCAAAATCTACTGGAATTCGCCAACAGTAAGTCCTTTAAGAACGCAGATTCTGACACTTCCGAATTTCTGGAATCAACTGAACACAAAGATCAGCGTCCGGCATCTGATTCTTCAGAGATCATTTCAGACGACGAAACTCTGGCGAACACAATTCAGGAGGCACTGGAAAAAGAAATCGACAGAAACTTCTACATTAAGAATGAGGACAATATGCCAGAAGACATAAATATGAGTAAAGCAAAATCTGTAACTATACCTGAGAATATGGAGATACCTTCTTTGAACTATGGTGATATCATGGAAAAGCCGAATGTTAATAACACCTCCGGCATAAGCAGCAGACCAAAAGAAACTATTTCCTGCCGTGAAAAAACAGTCGCCCTGGCACGTGAAAAGGATCTTTTGTGTCGTCAGGCGGCTCAGCTTGTGGAAGATGGCGATATCATCTATATCGATTCCGGCACAACCTGTCGTAACATGATTGACTATATCTCTGATAAGAATGTTACAATCATCACTAACAGCTTGCGTGTAACTGCAAGGGCAACCGAATATTCAAACCTTAATGTAATATCTCTCCCCGGAAAACTGAAGACCGATACACTCTCTTTGGTCGGTACCGATTGTCTGGAATACTTCAAGAGGTACAACATTGGAAAAGCTTTTCTGTCATGCTCAGGCATCTCTGTGAAAAATGGTCTTACAATAGCTTCTGCCGAAGAATATATAATCAAAAAAGCAGTAATTGAAAACAGTCAGGAAAATTACCTTTTGGCCGACCACTCGAAATTTGGGAAGGTTTCCCTGATGACTTATGCAAAGTTGGATCAGATACAATCGGTCATTACAGATCATATTCTTCCCAAGGAATATCAGGAACAATGTGATATAAACAATATCGATCTTCTGATCAGCTAA
- the uvrB gene encoding excinuclease ABC subunit UvrB, whose translation MDHFELHSKYQPTGDQPEAIARLVKGFKEGNQAETLLGVTGSGKTFTMANVIKQMNKPTLVIAHNKTLAAQLYGEFKEFFPENAVEYFVSYYDYYQPEAYVPSSDTYIAKDSAINDEIDKLRLSATSSLSERKDVIIVSSVSCIYGIGSPSDYMNMTISLRPGMEKDRDEVIKELINIQYDRNDMDFHRGTFRVRGDVLEIFPAEESELAVRVEFFGDEIDRITQIDTLTGEIKSELKHIAIFPASHYVVPLEKIREATVEIEAELEERIRYFKSEDKLLEAQRIEERTNFDIEMLRETGICAGIENYSRHLTGLKPGQPPFTLIDYFPDDFLIMIDESHKTIPQIRGMYAGDQSRKGTLVDYGFRLPSAKDNRPLNFEEFESKIDQIMFVSATPGEYEGDHELLRADQIIRPTGLLDPRVEVRPVQGQIDDLISEVNKEVKKHNKVLITTLTKRMAEDLTDYMKENGIRVRYLHSDIDTLERTKIIRDMRLNVFDVLVGINLLREGLDIPEITLVAILDADKEGFLRSETSLIQTIGRAARNSQGHVIMYADMMTDSMRQAIDETKRRRMLQQKYNEEHGITPKTIEKGVRDLISISQDVAKTEDQMEKDPESMSKDELEKLIKKVKKEMKAAAAELNFEAAAGLRDQMIQLKKYLEEF comes from the coding sequence ATGGATCATTTTGAATTACATTCCAAATATCAGCCTACCGGTGATCAGCCGGAAGCGATTGCCAGACTGGTCAAGGGATTTAAAGAAGGAAATCAGGCAGAGACGTTACTCGGGGTAACCGGGTCAGGCAAAACTTTCACGATGGCTAATGTGATAAAGCAGATGAATAAGCCTACACTGGTCATTGCACATAATAAAACCCTTGCGGCGCAGCTTTATGGAGAATTTAAAGAATTTTTTCCTGAAAATGCGGTAGAATATTTTGTGTCTTATTATGATTATTATCAGCCGGAGGCGTACGTTCCGTCTTCGGATACGTATATAGCAAAAGATTCAGCAATCAATGATGAGATTGATAAACTTCGTTTGTCAGCTACCTCTTCGTTAAGTGAAAGAAAGGATGTCATCATCGTTTCCAGTGTATCTTGTATCTATGGAATCGGAAGTCCTTCCGATTATATGAATATGACGATATCTTTAAGGCCCGGAATGGAAAAAGACCGGGATGAGGTGATTAAAGAGCTGATCAATATACAGTATGACAGAAACGACATGGATTTTCACAGAGGAACCTTTCGCGTGCGCGGAGATGTTCTTGAGATATTCCCGGCTGAGGAAAGTGAGCTTGCGGTCCGCGTCGAGTTCTTCGGGGATGAGATTGACCGAATTACTCAGATTGATACCCTGACAGGAGAAATTAAGTCTGAATTGAAACATATTGCAATCTTTCCGGCATCTCATTATGTCGTTCCCTTGGAAAAAATCCGCGAAGCAACCGTTGAGATTGAGGCGGAGCTTGAGGAAAGAATCAGATATTTTAAGAGTGAGGACAAGCTTTTAGAGGCACAGAGAATTGAAGAGAGAACGAATTTCGATATCGAGATGTTAAGGGAGACCGGGATCTGTGCCGGAATCGAGAATTATTCCCGACATCTGACAGGCTTAAAACCAGGACAGCCGCCCTTTACGCTGATTGACTATTTCCCGGATGATTTTCTGATTATGATTGATGAGTCACACAAGACGATTCCACAGATTCGCGGTATGTATGCAGGTGATCAGTCCCGCAAGGGAACACTGGTGGATTATGGCTTCCGTCTTCCCTCTGCAAAGGACAATCGTCCCTTGAATTTTGAGGAGTTCGAAAGTAAGATTGATCAGATTATGTTTGTCTCGGCGACACCAGGAGAATATGAAGGGGATCATGAACTTCTGCGTGCTGACCAGATCATACGACCGACCGGACTGCTGGATCCGAGAGTTGAAGTAAGGCCGGTACAAGGCCAGATTGATGATCTGATCAGTGAAGTTAATAAAGAGGTGAAAAAACATAACAAAGTATTAATTACGACGCTTACCAAACGAATGGCAGAGGATCTCACGGATTACATGAAGGAGAATGGCATCCGTGTACGCTATCTGCACTCAGACATTGATACGCTGGAGAGGACGAAGATCATCCGTGATATGCGTCTGAATGTATTCGATGTGCTGGTGGGAATCAACCTTTTACGAGAAGGACTTGATATCCCTGAAATTACTCTTGTTGCAATATTAGATGCAGATAAAGAAGGATTTCTGCGCTCAGAGACTTCCCTGATTCAAACCATAGGAAGAGCTGCCAGAAACTCGCAGGGTCATGTGATTATGTATGCAGATATGATGACCGACTCTATGAGACAGGCTATCGATGAAACAAAAAGGCGGCGCATGCTTCAGCAAAAGTATAATGAAGAACATGGAATTACACCTAAGACGATTGAAAAAGGTGTGCGTGATTTGATCAGTATCTCACAGGATGTGGCAAAAACGGAAGATCAGATGGAAAAAGATCCTGAATCTATGAGTAAGGATGAACTCGAGAAATTGATTAAAAAAGTAAAAAAGGAGATGAAGGCAGCAGCGGCGGAACTGAACTTCGAGGCCGCTGCCGGGCTTCGCGATCAGATGATTCAACTAAAGAAATATCTCGAGGAATTTTGA
- the hrcA gene encoding heat-inducible transcriptional repressor HrcA, translated as MDLDERKQKILNAIIQTYLDTGEPVGSRTISKYTDLNLSSATIRNEMSDLEEMGYIMQPHTSAGRIPSDKGYRLYVNQLMREKNQEVEDIQQLAIKRTDRLEKVLQQVVRVLAMNTNYATMITGPQIHKTRLKFIQLSKVSEEQILAVIVAEGNMVKNRMIPLEEPINDEQILKLNLMLNTQLNGLTMDQINLGMITKLKEEAGIHSSVINNVLDAVAAAIAVDADDVPVYTSGTTNFLKYPELVTDSEKASQLLGTFEEKEVLIDMLKNVENSSGEDDENSTGIQIYIGNESPVQTMKDCSVVTTTYELGDGMTGTIGIVGPKRMDYENVVDNLKTLKSQLDGIFKKQKKPDT; from the coding sequence TTGGATTTGGATGAAAGGAAACAAAAGATTTTAAATGCGATTATCCAGACTTACCTGGACACAGGCGAACCGGTTGGATCCAGAACCATTTCCAAATATACAGACTTGAATCTGAGCTCTGCTACGATAAGGAATGAGATGTCGGATCTGGAGGAGATGGGTTACATTATGCAGCCCCATACTTCAGCCGGCCGAATTCCATCAGATAAAGGTTATCGACTATATGTCAATCAACTTATGAGGGAAAAGAACCAGGAAGTTGAAGATATCCAGCAGCTTGCGATCAAGAGAACTGACAGGCTGGAGAAGGTTCTTCAGCAGGTGGTGAGGGTTCTGGCAATGAATACAAACTATGCTACAATGATCACCGGACCTCAGATCCATAAAACCAGGCTGAAATTCATTCAGCTGTCCAAGGTCAGCGAAGAGCAGATATTAGCTGTGATTGTTGCCGAGGGAAATATGGTTAAGAATCGGATGATTCCACTGGAAGAGCCGATCAATGACGAGCAGATATTGAAATTGAATCTGATGCTGAATACACAATTAAACGGCCTGACTATGGACCAGATCAATCTCGGCATGATAACCAAATTGAAAGAAGAAGCCGGCATTCACAGCAGTGTGATTAATAATGTGCTGGATGCGGTGGCTGCTGCAATTGCTGTAGATGCTGATGATGTTCCTGTGTATACCAGTGGTACTACAAACTTTTTGAAATATCCGGAACTTGTTACAGACAGTGAGAAAGCCAGTCAGCTTCTGGGCACTTTCGAAGAAAAAGAAGTGCTGATAGATATGCTCAAAAATGTAGAAAACAGCAGTGGTGAAGATGACGAGAACAGCACAGGCATCCAGATTTATATAGGGAATGAGTCCCCGGTTCAGACGATGAAAGACTGCTCCGTTGTCACTACTACCTATGAATTAGGGGATGGAATGACGGGCACAATAGGAATTGTGGGTCCCAAACGTATGGATTACGAAAATGTGGTGGATAACCTGAAGACTTTGAAGAGTCAGCTGGATGGGATATTCAAAAAACAAAAAAAACCGGATACTTAA
- the grpE gene encoding nucleotide exchange factor GrpE — protein MENTEKDLTDIHKQTDQIQTESDVQETPKETDQPQDEKTADDKKQDQKKETDEEKQELKEDLKDGAKEKDKKFFKRKKDKKDEKIEELTDQLKRQMAEFDNFRKRTEKEKSGMYSMGAKDVVEKILPVVDNFERGLATASDMSDPFVNGMNKIYKQLTQVMEDMGVTAIEAVGNKFDPNLHNAVMHVEDEDADENVVVEEFQKGYLYKDSVVRHSMVKVAN, from the coding sequence ATGGAGAATACCGAAAAAGACTTAACGGACATCCATAAACAAACGGATCAGATACAGACCGAATCGGATGTCCAGGAGACACCTAAGGAGACGGATCAGCCACAGGATGAGAAAACTGCGGACGATAAGAAGCAGGATCAGAAAAAAGAAACTGATGAGGAAAAGCAGGAGCTAAAAGAAGATTTAAAAGATGGTGCTAAAGAAAAAGATAAAAAGTTTTTTAAGAGAAAGAAAGACAAAAAAGACGAGAAAATTGAAGAATTGACAGATCAGCTTAAGCGCCAGATGGCTGAGTTCGATAATTTCAGAAAACGCACGGAGAAAGAAAAATCAGGAATGTATTCCATGGGTGCGAAGGATGTTGTGGAGAAAATTCTGCCAGTTGTAGACAACTTCGAAAGAGGACTTGCGACAGCATCGGATATGTCAGATCCTTTTGTCAACGGGATGAATAAAATTTATAAACAACTAACTCAAGTTATGGAAGATATGGGGGTGACTGCAATTGAAGCAGTCGGAAATAAATTTGACCCCAATCTGCACAACGCAGTGATGCATGTGGAAGATGAAGATGCAGATGAGAACGTTGTTGTAGAAGAGTTCCAAAAGGGCTATTTATATAAAGACTCTGTCGTACGCCACAGCATGGTAAAAGTGGCAAATTGA